A DNA window from Drosophila virilis strain 15010-1051.87 chromosome 4, Dvir_AGI_RSII-ME, whole genome shotgun sequence contains the following coding sequences:
- the CYLD gene encoding ubiquitin carboxyl-terminal hydrolase CYLD isoform X2 yields METKPKYSKYALVNRQIELTKSGCISSSDVDCNVNVNNTNTRTDKLMVLPGSSIKIIGTPDGKESEKCIVQILDFNTYTNTQFYEIKSSYLVRVADDIWPFVISIANLESRLRLVCNKEQCLWLTTLKLNDLVSVQGELFKKGNLCFDCIVRYIGPVEELNPVGYFFGLEILHLNSGHSPQAKDIPFATKYLNCEPHLSIFATADWIAPVSSELKHKLSAKKFMNDTIERVYTAILPANLNLHAQRSDNKYKKRQPTAQFYDSLPGNSTDKPEGEIMTESIKTDERMPINEEKENVDLADLLGTNWPTNAGGAGMMLNRTQSVAKTSDNKLEACPSSSLTCESFSKNNEKCTDLSTSPLDVKSNLEINNSNYQQLSEIPGTKLTIGSLVEVSDSGPSDFYGVIRWIGIPPNSTNIMVGIEVEDDPNLRNLSTSDGTYNGVRLFKCREGGAIFVPSNKCASDHRFVDTEGSCLVGTISPDVNGIKFGHVDCPSVLGAVPPLGVQNVDELEEICGKFKGIQGHHNSCYLDATLFSMFTFTSVFDSILYRRPDPQDISHYRAVQNVLRDEIVNPLRKNVFVRADRVMKLRKFLDQLSSVSGLTSEEKDPEEFLNSLLSQIMKVEPFLKLSSGQDSYFYQLFVEKDERLTFPTVQQLFEQSFHSSDIKLKEVPSCLIIQMPRFGKSYKMYPRILPSQFLDITDIIEDSPRQCTVCGKLAEYECRECFGCLQAGSGLDYTAFCQKCLNTVHMHAKRANHKSKKLSVPRDFKVMADHMILPRLYMDLFAVVCIETSHYVAFVKAGSGPDAPWCFFDSMADRKGEKNGYNIPEMISVRELPKWLSDEGARHINERSVKDKDLPEHAKRLFCDAYMCMYQSTDVMMYH; encoded by the exons ATGGAAACTAAACcaaaatattccaaatatgCGCTCGTAAATCGTCAGATTGAGCTTACCAAATCTGGATGTATTTCTTCTTCAGACGTTGACTGCAATGTTAACGTTAACAATACCAATACACGCACTGACAAGCTAATGGTGTTGCCTGGGTCATCAATAAAGATTATTGGGACACCAGACGGTAAAGAAAGTGAGAAATGTATTGTTCAGATCTTAGATTTCAATACTTATACAAATACGCAATTTTACGAAATCAAGTCAAGCTATTTGGTAAGAGTAGCAGACGACATTTGGCCATTTGTCATCAGCATTGCAAATCTGGAAAGTCGATTGCGTCTGGTGTGCAATAAGGAGCAATGCCTCTGGTTGACTACTTTGAAGCTGAACGATCTGGTCAGTGTGCAAGGCGAATTGTTTAAAAAGGGCAATTTGTGTTTTGATTGTATTGTGCGTTACATTGGTCCAGTGGAGGAACTGAATCCCGTAGGATACTTTTTTGGATTGGAAATTTTG catCTGAATAGTGGACACTCGCCGCAGGCCAAGGACATTCCATtcgcaacaaaatatttgaattgcgAACCCcatttatcaatatttgcCACTGCGGATTGGATAGCTCCCGTCTCAAGTGAacttaaacataaattatCTGCAAAAAAGTTCATGAATGATACTATTGAACGAGTGTACACTGCCATATTGCCGGCAAACTTGAATCTTCATGCTCAGCGAAGCGATAACAAGTACAAGAAACGACAGCCCACGGCTCAGTTTTATGATAGTTTGCCAGGCAATAGCACAGATAAACCGGAAGGCGAAATTATGACCGAGTCTATCAAAACTGATGAAAGGATGCCCATAAACgaa GAAAAAGAAAACGTGGACCTAGCCGATTTGCTAGGCACGAATTGGCCAACAAATGCTGGAGGAGCTGGTATGATGTTAAACCGAACACAATCAGTAGCGAAAACTTCTGACAATAAATTGGAAGCATGTCCATCATCTAGCTTGACGTGTgaaagtttttccaaaaataatgaaaaatgtacGGACCTATCTACTTCACCTTTAGATGTCAAATCAAATCTTG agataaacaattcaaattaCCAGCAGTTATCGGAAATACCTGGCACAAAGCTAACAATCGGATCTCTCGTTGAGGTTTCGGATTCTGGACCTAGTGATTTTTATGGTGTAATTCGTTGGATCGGCATTCCTCCAAATTCAACAAACATAATGGTTGGCATTGAAGTTGAAGATGATCCAAACTTAAGGAATCTGAGCACATCTGATGGAACTTATAATGGTGTTCG ATTGTTTAAATGTCGTGAAGGTGGAGCTATTTTTGTACCGTCTAATAAATGTGCAAGTGACCATAGGTTCGTCGATACAGAGGGCAGCTGTTTAGTTGGCACGATATCACCTGACGTTAACGGAATAAAATTTGGCCACGTTGATTGTCCATCAGTGTTAGGGGCCGTTCCACCATTGG GTGTGCAAAATGTAGATGAATTAGAAGAGATATGCGGAAAATTTAAAGGCATTCAGGGACACCACAATTCTTGCTATTTAGACGCAACATTGTTCTCAATGTTTACTTTTACCAGTGTCTTTGATTCCATTTTATATAGAAGGCCAGACCCTCAG gATATTTCACATTATAGGGCTGTTCAAAACGTTTTacgtgatgagatagttaatCCATTGCGAAAGAATGTTTTCGTTCGTGCTGATCGTGTCATGAAACTGCGTAAATTTTTGGATCAACTTAGTTCCGTAAGTGGTTTGACCAGCGAGGAAAAAGATCCAGAAGAGTTTTTAAACAGTTTGTTATCCCAAATAATGAAAGTGGAACCATTTTTAAAA cTAAGCTCTGGACAAGattcttatttttatcaaCTGTTTGTAGAGAAAGATGAGCGATTGACATTTCCGACGGTGCAGCAACTTTTCGAACAAAGCTTTCATTCGTCcgatataaaattaaaagaagtTCCGTCATGTCTCATAATTCAAATGCCTCGTTTTGGAAAGAGCTACAAAATGTATCCTCGAATTTTACCATCCCAATTTCTGGATATTACAGATATAATTGAAGATT caCCCCGTCAGTGTACCGTTTGTGGAAAACTTGCAGAATACGAATGCCGCGAATGTTTTGGTTGTTTGCAGGCCGGCTCTGGCCTTGATTACACAGCCTTTTGTCAGAAATGCCTTAACACAGTTCACATGCATGCAAAAAG AGCCAACCACAAATCTAAAAAACTTTCTGTGCCAAGAGACTTTAAAGTAATGGCCGATCACATGATTTTACCAAGACTTTACATGGATCTCTTTGCCGTTGTATGTATAGAAACTTCGCATTATGTAGCATTCGTGAAAGCAGGCTCGGGACCAGATGCTCCATGGTGCTTTTTTGATTCAATGGCTGATAGAAAAG GTGAAAAAAACGGATATAATATACCAGAAATGATATCCGTTCGAGAATTGCCTAAGTGGTTATCTGACGAGGGCGCCCGACACATTAATGAAAGGTCCGTGAAGGACAAAGACTTACCTGAACACGCGAAGCGTCTGTTTTGCGACgcgtatatgtgtatgtaccaAAGCACTGATGTTATGATGTACcattaa
- the CYLD gene encoding ubiquitin carboxyl-terminal hydrolase CYLD isoform X1 — METKPKYSKYALVNRQIELTKSGCISSSDVDCNVNVNNTNTRTDKLMVLPGSSIKIIGTPDGKESEKCIVQILDFNTYTNTQFYEIKSSYLVRVADDIWPFVISIANLESRLRLVCNKEQCLWLTTLKLNDLVSVQGELFKKGNLCFDCIVRYIGPVEELNPVGYFFGLEILHLNSGHSPQAKDIPFATKYLNCEPHLSIFATADWIAPVSSELKHKLSAKKFMNDTIERVYTAILPANLNLHAQRSDNKYKKRQPTAQFYDSLPGNSTDKPEGEIMTESIKTDERMPINEVNKCNNKELKTYLSNFPASSERKSTNQAKSATSLRKNIASEKDLFGIKNRTESSINERDIIIINKSDIEESTKNEHNVFIVNNPQEKENVDLADLLGTNWPTNAGGAGMMLNRTQSVAKTSDNKLEACPSSSLTCESFSKNNEKCTDLSTSPLDVKSNLEINNSNYQQLSEIPGTKLTIGSLVEVSDSGPSDFYGVIRWIGIPPNSTNIMVGIEVEDDPNLRNLSTSDGTYNGVRLFKCREGGAIFVPSNKCASDHRFVDTEGSCLVGTISPDVNGIKFGHVDCPSVLGAVPPLGVQNVDELEEICGKFKGIQGHHNSCYLDATLFSMFTFTSVFDSILYRRPDPQDISHYRAVQNVLRDEIVNPLRKNVFVRADRVMKLRKFLDQLSSVSGLTSEEKDPEEFLNSLLSQIMKVEPFLKLSSGQDSYFYQLFVEKDERLTFPTVQQLFEQSFHSSDIKLKEVPSCLIIQMPRFGKSYKMYPRILPSQFLDITDIIEDSPRQCTVCGKLAEYECRECFGCLQAGSGLDYTAFCQKCLNTVHMHAKRANHKSKKLSVPRDFKVMADHMILPRLYMDLFAVVCIETSHYVAFVKAGSGPDAPWCFFDSMADRKGEKNGYNIPEMISVRELPKWLSDEGARHINERSVKDKDLPEHAKRLFCDAYMCMYQSTDVMMYH; from the exons ATGGAAACTAAACcaaaatattccaaatatgCGCTCGTAAATCGTCAGATTGAGCTTACCAAATCTGGATGTATTTCTTCTTCAGACGTTGACTGCAATGTTAACGTTAACAATACCAATACACGCACTGACAAGCTAATGGTGTTGCCTGGGTCATCAATAAAGATTATTGGGACACCAGACGGTAAAGAAAGTGAGAAATGTATTGTTCAGATCTTAGATTTCAATACTTATACAAATACGCAATTTTACGAAATCAAGTCAAGCTATTTGGTAAGAGTAGCAGACGACATTTGGCCATTTGTCATCAGCATTGCAAATCTGGAAAGTCGATTGCGTCTGGTGTGCAATAAGGAGCAATGCCTCTGGTTGACTACTTTGAAGCTGAACGATCTGGTCAGTGTGCAAGGCGAATTGTTTAAAAAGGGCAATTTGTGTTTTGATTGTATTGTGCGTTACATTGGTCCAGTGGAGGAACTGAATCCCGTAGGATACTTTTTTGGATTGGAAATTTTG catCTGAATAGTGGACACTCGCCGCAGGCCAAGGACATTCCATtcgcaacaaaatatttgaattgcgAACCCcatttatcaatatttgcCACTGCGGATTGGATAGCTCCCGTCTCAAGTGAacttaaacataaattatCTGCAAAAAAGTTCATGAATGATACTATTGAACGAGTGTACACTGCCATATTGCCGGCAAACTTGAATCTTCATGCTCAGCGAAGCGATAACAAGTACAAGAAACGACAGCCCACGGCTCAGTTTTATGATAGTTTGCCAGGCAATAGCACAGATAAACCGGAAGGCGAAATTATGACCGAGTCTATCAAAACTGATGAAAGGATGCCCATAAACgaagtaaataaatgtaataataaggaacttaaaacatatttaagcaATTTTCCGGCATCTTCGGAGCGAAAGAGCACAAATCAAGCAAAAAGTGCGACAAGCCTTCGTAAAAATATTGCTAGCGAAAAAGATCTATTTGGTATAAAAAATAGAACGGAATCAAGCATTAATGAAAGGGATAttataatcataaataaaagtgACATTGAAGAGTCCACTAAGAATGAGCATAATGTATTCATTGTTAATAATCCTCAGGAAAAAGAAAACGTGGACCTAGCCGATTTGCTAGGCACGAATTGGCCAACAAATGCTGGAGGAGCTGGTATGATGTTAAACCGAACACAATCAGTAGCGAAAACTTCTGACAATAAATTGGAAGCATGTCCATCATCTAGCTTGACGTGTgaaagtttttccaaaaataatgaaaaatgtacGGACCTATCTACTTCACCTTTAGATGTCAAATCAAATCTTG agataaacaattcaaattaCCAGCAGTTATCGGAAATACCTGGCACAAAGCTAACAATCGGATCTCTCGTTGAGGTTTCGGATTCTGGACCTAGTGATTTTTATGGTGTAATTCGTTGGATCGGCATTCCTCCAAATTCAACAAACATAATGGTTGGCATTGAAGTTGAAGATGATCCAAACTTAAGGAATCTGAGCACATCTGATGGAACTTATAATGGTGTTCG ATTGTTTAAATGTCGTGAAGGTGGAGCTATTTTTGTACCGTCTAATAAATGTGCAAGTGACCATAGGTTCGTCGATACAGAGGGCAGCTGTTTAGTTGGCACGATATCACCTGACGTTAACGGAATAAAATTTGGCCACGTTGATTGTCCATCAGTGTTAGGGGCCGTTCCACCATTGG GTGTGCAAAATGTAGATGAATTAGAAGAGATATGCGGAAAATTTAAAGGCATTCAGGGACACCACAATTCTTGCTATTTAGACGCAACATTGTTCTCAATGTTTACTTTTACCAGTGTCTTTGATTCCATTTTATATAGAAGGCCAGACCCTCAG gATATTTCACATTATAGGGCTGTTCAAAACGTTTTacgtgatgagatagttaatCCATTGCGAAAGAATGTTTTCGTTCGTGCTGATCGTGTCATGAAACTGCGTAAATTTTTGGATCAACTTAGTTCCGTAAGTGGTTTGACCAGCGAGGAAAAAGATCCAGAAGAGTTTTTAAACAGTTTGTTATCCCAAATAATGAAAGTGGAACCATTTTTAAAA cTAAGCTCTGGACAAGattcttatttttatcaaCTGTTTGTAGAGAAAGATGAGCGATTGACATTTCCGACGGTGCAGCAACTTTTCGAACAAAGCTTTCATTCGTCcgatataaaattaaaagaagtTCCGTCATGTCTCATAATTCAAATGCCTCGTTTTGGAAAGAGCTACAAAATGTATCCTCGAATTTTACCATCCCAATTTCTGGATATTACAGATATAATTGAAGATT caCCCCGTCAGTGTACCGTTTGTGGAAAACTTGCAGAATACGAATGCCGCGAATGTTTTGGTTGTTTGCAGGCCGGCTCTGGCCTTGATTACACAGCCTTTTGTCAGAAATGCCTTAACACAGTTCACATGCATGCAAAAAG AGCCAACCACAAATCTAAAAAACTTTCTGTGCCAAGAGACTTTAAAGTAATGGCCGATCACATGATTTTACCAAGACTTTACATGGATCTCTTTGCCGTTGTATGTATAGAAACTTCGCATTATGTAGCATTCGTGAAAGCAGGCTCGGGACCAGATGCTCCATGGTGCTTTTTTGATTCAATGGCTGATAGAAAAG GTGAAAAAAACGGATATAATATACCAGAAATGATATCCGTTCGAGAATTGCCTAAGTGGTTATCTGACGAGGGCGCCCGACACATTAATGAAAGGTCCGTGAAGGACAAAGACTTACCTGAACACGCGAAGCGTCTGTTTTGCGACgcgtatatgtgtatgtaccaAAGCACTGATGTTATGATGTACcattaa
- the CYLD gene encoding ubiquitin carboxyl-terminal hydrolase CYLD isoform X3, protein MYNIPLTVLEFNAPRREICFEEINNSNYQQLSEIPGTKLTIGSLVEVSDSGPSDFYGVIRWIGIPPNSTNIMVGIEVEDDPNLRNLSTSDGTYNGVRLFKCREGGAIFVPSNKCASDHRFVDTEGSCLVGTISPDVNGIKFGHVDCPSVLGAVPPLGVQNVDELEEICGKFKGIQGHHNSCYLDATLFSMFTFTSVFDSILYRRPDPQDISHYRAVQNVLRDEIVNPLRKNVFVRADRVMKLRKFLDQLSSVSGLTSEEKDPEEFLNSLLSQIMKVEPFLKLSSGQDSYFYQLFVEKDERLTFPTVQQLFEQSFHSSDIKLKEVPSCLIIQMPRFGKSYKMYPRILPSQFLDITDIIEDSPRQCTVCGKLAEYECRECFGCLQAGSGLDYTAFCQKCLNTVHMHAKRANHKSKKLSVPRDFKVMADHMILPRLYMDLFAVVCIETSHYVAFVKAGSGPDAPWCFFDSMADRKGEKNGYNIPEMISVRELPKWLSDEGARHINERSVKDKDLPEHAKRLFCDAYMCMYQSTDVMMYH, encoded by the exons ATGTACAATATTCCGTTGACTGTTTTGGAGTTCAATGCACCGAGAAGAGAAATCTGCTTTGaag agataaacaattcaaattaCCAGCAGTTATCGGAAATACCTGGCACAAAGCTAACAATCGGATCTCTCGTTGAGGTTTCGGATTCTGGACCTAGTGATTTTTATGGTGTAATTCGTTGGATCGGCATTCCTCCAAATTCAACAAACATAATGGTTGGCATTGAAGTTGAAGATGATCCAAACTTAAGGAATCTGAGCACATCTGATGGAACTTATAATGGTGTTCG ATTGTTTAAATGTCGTGAAGGTGGAGCTATTTTTGTACCGTCTAATAAATGTGCAAGTGACCATAGGTTCGTCGATACAGAGGGCAGCTGTTTAGTTGGCACGATATCACCTGACGTTAACGGAATAAAATTTGGCCACGTTGATTGTCCATCAGTGTTAGGGGCCGTTCCACCATTGG GTGTGCAAAATGTAGATGAATTAGAAGAGATATGCGGAAAATTTAAAGGCATTCAGGGACACCACAATTCTTGCTATTTAGACGCAACATTGTTCTCAATGTTTACTTTTACCAGTGTCTTTGATTCCATTTTATATAGAAGGCCAGACCCTCAG gATATTTCACATTATAGGGCTGTTCAAAACGTTTTacgtgatgagatagttaatCCATTGCGAAAGAATGTTTTCGTTCGTGCTGATCGTGTCATGAAACTGCGTAAATTTTTGGATCAACTTAGTTCCGTAAGTGGTTTGACCAGCGAGGAAAAAGATCCAGAAGAGTTTTTAAACAGTTTGTTATCCCAAATAATGAAAGTGGAACCATTTTTAAAA cTAAGCTCTGGACAAGattcttatttttatcaaCTGTTTGTAGAGAAAGATGAGCGATTGACATTTCCGACGGTGCAGCAACTTTTCGAACAAAGCTTTCATTCGTCcgatataaaattaaaagaagtTCCGTCATGTCTCATAATTCAAATGCCTCGTTTTGGAAAGAGCTACAAAATGTATCCTCGAATTTTACCATCCCAATTTCTGGATATTACAGATATAATTGAAGATT caCCCCGTCAGTGTACCGTTTGTGGAAAACTTGCAGAATACGAATGCCGCGAATGTTTTGGTTGTTTGCAGGCCGGCTCTGGCCTTGATTACACAGCCTTTTGTCAGAAATGCCTTAACACAGTTCACATGCATGCAAAAAG AGCCAACCACAAATCTAAAAAACTTTCTGTGCCAAGAGACTTTAAAGTAATGGCCGATCACATGATTTTACCAAGACTTTACATGGATCTCTTTGCCGTTGTATGTATAGAAACTTCGCATTATGTAGCATTCGTGAAAGCAGGCTCGGGACCAGATGCTCCATGGTGCTTTTTTGATTCAATGGCTGATAGAAAAG GTGAAAAAAACGGATATAATATACCAGAAATGATATCCGTTCGAGAATTGCCTAAGTGGTTATCTGACGAGGGCGCCCGACACATTAATGAAAGGTCCGTGAAGGACAAAGACTTACCTGAACACGCGAAGCGTCTGTTTTGCGACgcgtatatgtgtatgtaccaAAGCACTGATGTTATGATGTACcattaa